A genomic stretch from Heliangelus exortis chromosome 23, bHelExo1.hap1, whole genome shotgun sequence includes:
- the USP48 gene encoding LOW QUALITY PROTEIN: ubiquitin carboxyl-terminal hydrolase 48 (The sequence of the model RefSeq protein was modified relative to this genomic sequence to represent the inferred CDS: inserted 1 base in 1 codon; deleted 4 bases in 3 codons), producing the protein MAPRLQLEKAAWRWTETVPPRQLAQEHIEAAYRVGLEPCQRGGLPVGLGAASHRRNCRGNPNCLWVIGEHIWLGEIDENSFHNIDDPNCERRKKNAFVGLTNLGATCYVNTFLQMWFLNLELRQALYLCPSSDHASGEGIPKDKDYEPQSVCEHXQYLFALLQNSKRRYNRPPRGFVKALGLDTGQQQDAQEFSKLFMSLLEDTLSKQKNPDVRNIVQKQFCGEYAYVTVCNQCGRESKLVSKFYELELNIQGHKQLTDCITEFLKEEKLEGDNRYFCETCQSKQNATRKIRLLSLPCTLNLQLMRFVFDRQTGHKKKLNTYIGFSELLDMEPFMEQKNGVYVYELSAVLIHRGVSAYSGHYIAHVKDPQTGEWYKFNDEDIEKMEGKKLQLGIEEDLAEPSKSQTRKPKCGKGTHCSRNAYMLVYRLQTREKSLTVEVPAFLQELVERDNCKFEEWCNEMAEMRKQSVARGKIKHEEVKELYKKLPAEAGSPYDFISLEWLQKWLDESTPPKPIDNTACLCAHGKLHPDKIPIMKRISEYVADFFYRRYGGGPRLNVKALCKDCVVERCRILRLKNQLNEDYKTVTNLLKVTVKGNDGFWVGKASLRSWRQLALEQLNEQDEDTEHSNGKMNGNAQSKDESNEEKREEEEELNFNEDIVCPHGDLCISENERRVVSKEAWEKLKQYFPKAPEFPNNKECCSQCKILEREGEENEALHKMMASEQKTSLQNLFHDKCRPCLGSWPQETDELYIVSQFFVEEWRKFVRRPTRCSPVSSVGNSALLCPHGGLMFTYASMTKEDSKLIALIWPNEWERIQKLFVVDHVIKITRTQADGTDPKGTRFTSEPQLCPECREGLLCQQQRDLREYTQATIYVHKVVDNKKVMKDAAPELNMSSSEAEEEREENKPEGEQDPDFNQANGGAKRQKLSHQSYITYQKQGIRRSTRHRKVRGEKALLVSANQTLKELKIQIMHAFSVAPFDQNLSIDGKILSDDTATLGSLGVIPESVILLKADEPIADYAAMDDVMQVCMPEEGFKGTGLLGH; encoded by the exons ATGGCTCCTCggctgcagctggagaaggcGGCGTGGCGCTGGACCGAGACGGTGCCG CCGAGGCAGCTGGCGCAGGAACACATCGAAGCGGCCTACCGCGTCGGGCTGGAGCCCTGCCAGCGCGGGGGCCTGCCGG TTGGGTTGGGTGCTGCTTCCCACAGGAGGAACTGCAGGGGGAACCCCAACTGCCTGTGGGTGATT GGGGAGCACATCTGGCTGGGGGAGATAGATGAGAACAGCTTCCACAACATCGACGAC CCCAACTGCGAGCGCCGCAAGAAG AATGCATTCGTGGGCTTGACCAACCTGGGGGCCACCTGCTACGTCAACACTTTCTTGCAGATGTGGTTTCTGAACCTGGAGCTCCGCCAAGCCCTCTACCTCTGCCCCTCCAGTGACCATGCCAGTGGGGAGGGCATCCCCAAAGACAAAG ACTATGAGCCCCAGAGTGTCTGTGAGC CTCAGTACCtctttgctctgctgcagaacagCAAACGCCGCTACAATCGACCCCCTCGGGGCTTCGTCAAGGCACTGGGGCTGgacacagggcagcagcag GATGCCCAGGAGTTTTCCAAACTCTTCATGTCACTGCTGGAAGATACtttatccaaacaaaaaaacccagatgtCCGAAACATCGTGCAGAAGCAGTTCTGTGGCGAGTACGCCTACGTCACGGT aTGCAACCAGTGTGGCAGGGAGTCCAAACTCGTGTCTAAATTTTACGAGCTGGAGTTAAACATCCAAGGACACAAGCAGCTGACAGACTGCATAACAGAATTTCTGAAG gaagaaaaattagaagGGGACAATCGTTATTTTTGTGAAACTTGTCAGAGTAAACAGAATGCCACCAGGaagatcaggctgctcagccttCCCTGCACCCTCAACCTGCAGCTGATGCGTTTTGTGTTTGACAG ACAAACAGGTCATAAGAAGAAGCTCAACACCTACATTGGTTTCTCTGAGCTGCTTGACATGGAGCCTTTCATGGAACAAAAAA ATGGTGTCTATGTGTATGAGCTCAGTGCTGTCCTCATCCACCGCGGCGTCAGCGCCTACTCCGGCCACTACATCGCCCACGTCAAGGACCCGCAGACGGGCGAGTGGTACAAGTTCAATGATGAAGACATAGAAAAGATGGAGGGGAAGAAACTGCAGCTGGGGATTGAGGAAGATCTAG CAGAACCTTCCAAATCCCAGACTCGGAAGCCCAAGTGTGGGAAGGGGACTCACTGCTCCCGCAATGCCTACATGCTGGTGTACAGGCTGCAAACCCGGGAGAAATCCCTGACAGTGGAAGTACCAG cttttctgcaggagctggtggagCGGGATAATTGCAAGTTTGAGGAGTGGTGCAACGAAATGGCCGAGATGCGCAAGCAGAGTGTGGCCAGGGGCAAAATCAAACACGAAGAGGTGAAGGAGCTCTACAAAAAGTTACCCGCTGAAGCTG GTTCCCCCTACGACTTTATCTCTCTGGAATGGCTGCAGAAATGGCTGGATGAGTCTACTCCTCCCAAACCTATAGACAACACGGCCTGCCTGTGTGCCCATGGCAAACTCCACCCGGATAAAATCCCCATTATGAAAAGGATATCGGAGTACGTGGCCGACTTCTTCTACAGGAGATATGGAGGAGGGCCCCGGCTGAATG tCAAAGCACTTTGCAAGGACTGTGTGGTGGAAAGGTGTCGAATCCTGCGCCTGAAAAACCAGTTAAACGAGGACTACAAAACCGTTACCAACCTGCTGAAGGTCACAGTCAAGGG gAATGATGGGTTCTGGGTTGGGAAAGCATCCCTGAGGAGCTGGCGTCAGTTGGCTCTGGAGCAGTTAAATGAGCAGGATGAAGACACTGAGCACAGCAATGGGAAAATGAATGGGAATGCACAAAGCAAAG atGAATCGaatgaggagaagagagaggaggaagaggagttAAATTTTAATGAAGACATAGTTTGCCCACATG gtgACCTCTGCATATCCGAAAACGAGCGCAGGGTGGTTTCAAAGGAAGCCTGGGAGAAACTCAAGCAATATTTTCCAAAGGCCCCTGAATTCCCCAACAACAAGGAGTGCTGCTCTCAGTGCAAG ATTTTGGAGCgtgaaggagaggaaaatgaagctCTGCATAAGATGATGGCCAGTGAACAGAAGACCTCTCTCCAGAACCTGTTTCATGATAAATGCAGACCCTGTCTGGGCAGCTGGCCTCAG GAGACAGATGAGCTGTATATTGTTTCGCAGTTCTTTGTAGAAGAATGGAGGAAATTTGTCAG GAGGCCGACGCGATGCAGCCCTGTGTCCTCGGTAGGAAACAGtgccctgctctgtccccacGGGGGCCTCATGTTCACCTATGCTTCCATGACCAAAGAAGACTCCAAACT TATAGCTCTGATATGGCCCAACGAGTGGGAAAGGATTCAAAAACTCTTTGTCGTGGATCACGTCATCAAAATCACCCGAACACAAGCAGATGGGACTGACCCCAAGGGCACACGTTTCACCTCTGAGCCTC aaCTCTGTCCAGAGTGCAGAGAAGGGCTCTTATGCCAACAGCAACGGGACTTGAGGGAGTATACCCAGGCAACCATCTACGTCCATAAAGTAGTGGATAATAAAAAG GTAATGAAGGACGCTGCTCCGGAGCTGAACATGAGCAGCTcagaagctgaagaggaaagggaggaaaacaaGCCAGAGGGGGAGCAAGATCCAGATTTTAACCAG GCCAATGGTGGGGCAAAGCGCCAGAAGCTCTCCCACCAGAGCTACATCACTTACCAAAAACaaggcatcaggaggagcaCCCGGCACAGGAAAGTCAGAGGGGAGAAAGCACTGCTTGTTTCTGCCAACCAGACACTGAAAGAGCTGAAAATCCAG